The Erigeron canadensis isolate Cc75 chromosome 4, C_canadensis_v1, whole genome shotgun sequence genome window below encodes:
- the LOC122596731 gene encoding cytochrome P450 76T24-like → MDYTIIFTLLSIFTCFYIFIVLTGKWKSDNTVRLPPGPYPLPIIGSIFKLGKKPHHSLRTLSITYGPLMSLKLGNTRMIVVSSQEIAKEFFLKHDISFSSRSIPHAADTDNRSKISMIWLPVGDQWRRLRRICKENLFSVRQLDASKHLRQEKVQELLDYVQECLDNGKAVNVGQTATTTILNILSNFIFSIDIAEYDSESSQDFKELVWGLMEVGGTPNITDYFHFLRPFDPQGLQKRAILYGVKLMAIFEQHVGQRLKARADSCSPDSSSSSKDLTDVLLDISKKEKSSISLDDIRNLLFDLFLAGTDTTSSTLEWAMAELIHNPEKMSKARCELKEVIGKENGSTYIEESDIPRLPYLQAIVKETLRLHPPVTFLVPHKAINDVEVQGYVVPKDAQILCNLWAMGQDQNVWRDPQRFEPERFLNVGVDYKGQDFGLIPFGAGRRMCPGLPLADRMLHLLLGSLIYKFDWKIEGGIRPQDMDMSDKFGFTLHKSLPLMAIPVKV, encoded by the exons ATGGACTACACAATTATCTTCACCTTACTCTccatttttacatgtttttatatctttattgTCCTAACTGGCAAGTGGAAGTCGGACAACACTGTCCGTCTTCCGCCAGGCCCATACCCCCTCCCGATCATCGGAAGCATCTTTAAACTAGGAAAAAAACCACACCACTCGCTCCGCACCCTCTCTATAACATACGGTCCATTAATGTCACTCAAACTGGGTAACACTAGGATGATTGTTGTTTCGTCACAAGAAATCGCGAAAGAGTTTTTTCTAAAACATGACATTTCTTTTTCAAGTAGGTCAATCCCACATGCTGCTGACACCGACAATCGCAGTAAAATCTCCATGATTTGGTTGCCGGTTGGTGATCAATGGCGTAGACTAAGACGAATATGTAAAGAAAACTTATTTTCAGTACGCCAACTTGATGCTAGCAAACACTTGCGCCAAGAAAAGGTTCAAGAACTTCTTGATTATGTTCAAGAATGTCTTGATAATGGTAAAGCGGTAAACGTTGGTCAAACCGCGACAACGACAATTCTTAACATCCTTTCCAACTTCATCTTTTCAATAGATATAGCTGAATATGATTCAGAATCATCTCAAGACTTTAAGGAACTTGTATGGGGGCTAATGGAAGTTGGTGGAACTCCTAATATCACTGATTACTTTCACTTTCTTCGTCCATTTGATCCACAAGGTTTGCAAAAACGGGCTATTCTTTATGGCGTAAAGCTCATGGCGATATTTGAACAACACGTTGGTCAACGGTTGAAAGCAAGGGCTGACTCGTGCTCACCTGATTCATCTTCATCAAGCAAGGATCTTACCGATGTACTATTGGACATAAGCAAAAAAGAGAAATCATCAATTAGCTTGGATGACATAAGAAACTTGCTCTTT GATTTATTTCTAGCTGGTACAGACACTACATCAAGCACATTGGAATGGGCGATGGCGGAATTAATCCACAATCCTGAGAAAATGTCAAAAGCCCGATGCGAGCTTAAGGAAGTAATAGGAAAAGAAAATGGAAGTACATATATTGAAGAATCAGATATCCCAAGGCTCCCATACTTACAAGCCATTGTTAAAGAGACTCTCCGGTTGCATCCACCAGTTACTTTTCTAGTCCCTCACAAGGCAATAAACGATGTTGAGGTCCAAGGCTATGTGGTTCCAAAAGATGCACAAATCTTGTGCAATTTATGGGCTATGGGTCAAGACCAAAATGTATGGAGAGACCCACAGAGGTTCGAGCCAGAGAGGTTTCTTAATGTTGGAGTTGACTATAAAGGTCAGGATTTCGGGCTTATTCCTTTTGGCGCGGGAAGAAGGATGTGTCCAGGATTGCCTCTTGCTGACAGAATGTTGCACTTGTTGTTGGGGTCTTTAATTTACAAGTTTGATTGGAAGATTGAAGGAGGAATAAGGCCACAAGATATGGACATGAGTGATAAGTTTGGGTTTACCTTACACAAAAGTCTGCCTCTCATGGCTATCCCAGTCAAAGTTTGA